The proteins below come from a single Streptomyces sp. SCSIO 75703 genomic window:
- a CDS encoding NADH:flavin oxidoreductase — protein sequence MTATAPEASEAAARAARLLARPVTLNGLTVPNRIAMAPMTRMFSPDGIPGEDVLSYYARRAAAGVGLIVTEGTYVGHPSAGQSDRVPRFHGEEQLAGWARVAEAVHAAGGTIVPQLWHIGMVREQGDPPFADAPAVGPSGLRIGESVPTGREMTRQDLDDVVGAFAEAAAAAERIGFDGVEIHGAHGYLVDQFLWAGTNRRTDAYGGDLVARTRFAAEIVAAVRERVSPGFPVIFRYSQWKQDAYDARLAGTPGELDALLCPLAAAGVDVFHASTRRYWRPEFDGSDLNLAGWTRKLTGKPVITVGSVGLEGDFGKAFLGEGAAVGSLDNLLDRLENDEFDLVAVGRALLQDPEWAEKVLAGRFGDLAPFDAASLKTLS from the coding sequence GTGACCGCCACCGCCCCCGAGGCGTCCGAAGCCGCCGCCCGCGCCGCCCGGCTGCTGGCCCGCCCCGTCACCCTCAACGGGCTGACCGTCCCCAACCGCATCGCCATGGCGCCGATGACCCGCATGTTCTCCCCGGACGGCATCCCCGGCGAGGACGTGCTCTCGTACTACGCGCGCCGCGCCGCCGCCGGTGTCGGACTCATCGTCACCGAGGGCACCTACGTCGGCCACCCCTCCGCCGGGCAGAGCGACCGGGTGCCCCGCTTCCACGGCGAGGAGCAGCTCGCCGGCTGGGCCAGGGTCGCCGAGGCCGTGCACGCGGCCGGCGGCACGATCGTGCCGCAGCTCTGGCACATCGGCATGGTCCGCGAGCAGGGCGACCCGCCCTTCGCCGACGCCCCCGCCGTGGGCCCCTCCGGCCTGCGCATCGGCGAGTCCGTGCCCACCGGCCGGGAGATGACCCGCCAGGACCTCGACGACGTCGTCGGGGCGTTCGCCGAGGCCGCCGCGGCTGCCGAACGCATCGGCTTCGACGGCGTGGAGATCCACGGCGCCCACGGCTACCTCGTCGACCAGTTCCTGTGGGCGGGCACCAACCGCCGCACCGACGCCTACGGCGGCGACCTCGTGGCCCGCACCCGCTTCGCCGCGGAGATCGTGGCCGCCGTCCGCGAGCGGGTCTCGCCCGGCTTCCCGGTGATCTTCCGCTACTCGCAGTGGAAGCAGGACGCCTACGACGCCCGCCTCGCCGGGACCCCCGGGGAACTGGACGCGCTCCTCTGCCCGCTCGCCGCCGCCGGCGTCGACGTCTTCCACGCCTCCACCCGCCGCTACTGGCGCCCCGAGTTCGACGGCAGCGACCTCAACCTGGCCGGCTGGACCAGGAAGCTCACCGGCAAGCCCGTCATCACCGTCGGCTCGGTCGGGCTCGAAGGCGACTTCGGCAAGGCGTTCCTGGGGGAGGGCGCCGCGGTCGGCAGCCTCGACAACCTCCTGGACCGGCTGGAGAACGACGAGTTCGACCTCGTCGCCGTCGGCCGGGCGCTGCTCCAGGACCCGGAATGGGCCGAGAAGGTCCTCGCCGGACGCTTCGGCGACCTGGCCCCGTTCGACGCGGCGTCACTGAAGACACTGAGCTGA